The nucleotide sequence GGAGGGCTGCTGCTCGTCCTTGGTCAGGCGTTGCTTTTGTGCATGCTCCTGGGCGCGCTGGGCGTCCACATCATGGAGCGTATCTTCAAAGCTCTGTCCATCTTCAGTGATGGCAGCCTGTTCTGACCCAGTAGGTGTACTTTCCGTACTAGGTGCAGATCCCAAGGAGGCGAGCTGCATGGCGAATGCGCTCATGAGCCACTCCTCTATTAGGGTTATACCGATTTTGGCTTTTAGTCTTATTACAAACAGCGTGCCAATCATATCTAACTGTTTTTACGTTTGTTTTTTAATGTAACATGACTTGTTTGATCATTTTGCCGGGTTAAATACGGTAAAAGATGCCCGTAGCCATACAGTAGGCAAACCATAAGGTGCCATCACTTTTGAAATACGCATGAGCGTATTGATCTAAAGCACTTGTTCAACAACAGGAGCCCATATACTTGGGTAAATAGGGGATAAAAGAGGCAGGTTAAGTCGATTAAGGCGGTCAGACCATCTACTGGTCTTTTAAAGGTGCTGCGACTATGGCCCGCATCTAAGCCGCTCAAAACAGCACATAGCCAAATAGATCATGCTTAAACAGAGCCTACCTATCTTGCGTGACCATGCATCAAAAAAGGCAGACGCCTATAGACGCCTGCCTTTTCAAGATTTTCTTGAACCACTGTGGAACAGATTACAACTGGGCTTCAACCCCACCAGCCAACTCTGTAATCACATCTGCAACCGGTTCAATGGCCTTGATTAGGCCGATGCTCTGCCCCGCCATAACCGAACCATTTTCAATATCACCATCAATGGCAGCACGCTTTAAAGCACCTACCCAAAAATGTTCCAGTTCCAAAATGGCTTCTTTACGCTCTTTTTCACCTGCTTTAACCTCTTGCACCAGTTTTAACTGCAAGCTGTTAAAGTCATCCGTTCCTTTATTGGCAATCGCCCGAACCGGAATAACCGGTAAAACCGTATCAAATTGAGCGGTGACCACAGCATCCTTAGCGGATGCTTTAAGGAATAGCTTTTTAAAGTTCTCATGGGCAATACACTCATCGGTACAGACCAGACGGGTACCAACTTGGCATCCTGCGGCACCCATGGCCACCAGATGAGAGACCATTTGACCGTTCGCAATACCACCAGCCACAAACACAGGCACTTCATCTATATGTGGTAAAATTTCCTGTGCCAATACTGTGGTTGCTACAGGTCCTACATGACCACCCGCTTCATGCCCCTCAATAATCAAGGCATCTGCACCCCGTTTAATCAAGCGCTTAGCCAAGGCTAAATTAGGGGCAAAGAGCATAATCTTGATATCATCCTCTTTTAAAGCGGCCATGGTGGATTTATCAGGGAAGCCCCCTGCAATTACCACATGGGAGACTTTTTCTTCCCGGCAAATGGTCACCAAATCTGCCAATTCAGGGTTCAGTGCAATCAAGTTCACCCCAAAAGGTTTGTCCGTTAACTGACGGACACCTTGGATCTCCTGACGAAACAGTTCAGGGGGCATATTGCCGGTTGCAATGACCCCAAAACCGCCAGCTTCTGAGATGGCAGCAACCAATTTATGCTCAGACAGCCAGGACATGGCCCCACCTAGGATGGCATAACGTGTACCCAGAAAGGCTTTTCCCTTTTCCCAGGAATTGCGCATGATTTCACTGCTCATACTTCACCTCTTTTATCCCAACTTATGGCGGGGCGTTGCGCTTTAACACCCGCTATGACAGAAAAAGCCGGGCATCAATGCCCGGCTCTTTATGATCTAACAAAACCCGGCGGGAATTAAGCCGCTTGTGCAGCAGCATCCACCAGGGCCTCACGATTTTCACGACGAGATTCAGGCAACAGACAGACTTCCAGACGCTCTTCTAGCCGACGTAAAGCCCATTTAGGATCAATATTAACCAGAGAACAGATCCAGTTAAATGAACCTGGTTCCATAGATGTAGAGTGGAACCACTTCTTTAAGGTACGGTAGTCATAACGAAACACAGGATCATCTACAACAGCGGGATCTTTACGGTAACGCTCCAGTGCGACCAGATCACGAACAGCACGATCCATAACTGCCATCCAAAGATGGGTATCGTTGTTGTCACCTGAGGGCTCGCTGATAATCTCCGAAATCATCGATTTACGCATGGTGATTACTCCCTTGTGCAATAGTGCGACGCAGCCGTTCAAATAGACGGCTTTTATGTTCCGATCCCTGTTTTATCCGGTGACGCCGGACCCGCTATTTTATTTTTTAGGTGCGGAGGGCTCGGTTTTATAGATGTGTTACAAGCGCTGTTATCCTAACGGGAAATTTTTAAAATTGGTACAAAAATCTACGCGCACCCTTGCAAAACACACAAAAAGAAATTTTACCCATATTTTACATGCAGATATATATCAACATAAAAAATATATTAAAGATTTTCTAACCTGTATTACCATATGGCAATATCTTATATATTCTGTTATTTCAGTTACATGCAGAGACTCTCCAAAAAAGATTAAGTCCGCTTAAAAAATTCTTCTCACCATAGGATATATTTTGATATATTTATTATATTCACTTTTTTATTCAATCGGTTGCATAACATACAAGTATTCCAAAAAACACGGTTCTTTATCACTCAACACCCTTTTTTTTAACCCTCTCTATCCCTCTGATTTAAAGGTTTTTTCAGATTTACCTTCAAGATTTGTTCATAGACAAGGCATGGTGTGAGATCGGGTTTTTTCACAAACATCTATGAAGTTTTTGTTGCAATAGCCGATCATAAATCAGGGGGTATGCTTGCAAGTATGCGGTTCACAGATTGATCATCTTTCTGTTTGAGTGGAAGATTCACCACACGGAACCTGCTTGAATTTTTACCCATACTGTTCATGGTTAAATTGTCATACATGTATAGAGATCATCCCCCTTATAATGTATCTAGCGGTACAATAAGGGGCACTTGTCACTATTATGTGTTATTTTTTTGTTTTTCTTTAAATGTCCCACAACAGCCTATAATGTGACCTAAGCTAATACGGCATTGATTTTTTGTTTTCTTCTTTCTTTTCTGTTTGTTAGAATAACCATATAGAGGGCTAGAACGCCCTAAAACGTTTGCTTTTCAAGGGGTGTAAAAGCATATGTATTTATGATAAATCTGCAATAAAGTTAAAAGAAGACCTCTTGAGTGTCTGTTTAGGATTGACGAGGAAAAATAAATCCTCAACAATCAACACGATTCCCTACGTGTCAATAAGGCGCTTTTTACAAACGCTTACCTTCAGCGAGTAGAGTTCAGCTCATGAACATGGAAACCGATGAAAATGATGAACTATTGGGCATGTTTGTCCAAGAGGCCGTGGAACACATCGAGACCATCGAGCCCGACCTTTTAACGCTGGAGGAACAGGGCGCGGATACCGATGACGAAGTCATCAACCGCCTGTTCCGTAGCGTGCACTCTATTAAAGGCTCGGCTGGTTTCTTTGGTTTAACGGCTATTTCCAAGCTTTCTCACATCATGGAGAACTTGCTTGGTAAAGTGCGTGAACACGCCATTGAAGCTTCCCCTGAGGTCTCGGACAGTCTGCTTTCAGGTTTGGATAAACTTCAAACCATGATTGACGATGTGGCCAACAGTGAATCTGTGGATGCCACCGAACAGATCAAGATCATCCAGTCTATTTTGGATCTGCACGAAAATGGTGGTGCCGCACCGGCCGCCGCCGCAGAACCTGAGCCCGCCCCTGAGCCTGAAGCTCCTGCAGCAGCGGAACCAGCCCCTGAGCCTGAAGCTTCTGCAGCAGCACCGGCAGCGCCAGTCTCTTTTGACTTCGCCAACTACAATGAAGACGTCAAACATGCGGTGCAGCATGGGCAGAAGTTCTTTTCTGTTGTGTTGGGTACCGAAGGCTCTGCAGACGATAAAAAAAGCTCGTTTGAAAAACTGCAATCGCTACTTGCATCTGTTGGCAAGGTCGTGGATACCTCACCTAAGGTAGCCGGCGGTGATTTTTCAGCAGTCGGCGACCATCTTGATATCTTTCTTGCCACAGTACTTGAAAAGGATCTTTTACAATCCTTAATTCAGGTGCCCATGGAAAATATCAATAACACCCCCATTCCAGACGATCTGGTTAAAGCTTGTAAAGAGGCATCAGCAGCAGAGGGCGGCTCAGAACCAGAGGCAGCACCAGCTCCAGCTCCTGAGCCCACACCAGAACCTGCGGTAGCCGAACCAGCGCCCGCTGCAGATCCCATGATGGATCCGATGATGGATCCCATGGCCATGGGTATGGGTGATGTTGCACCCCAACGCACCAAACCCGCTTTGCGTAAGCCTAAACAGGGCAATGCCAAAGGCAAAAGCGCTGAGAACAGCAAAGCGGCCAGCAGCAGCAGCGGGGGTGTCCCCTCTGTGGAAGAGACCCTGCGTGTTAGCGTCTCGTTGCTGGATGAACTCATCAACAATGCTGGTGAATTGGTGCTGGCTCGTAATCAGCTGGTTCGTGCCAGCGCAGATGTCGCCACCAAATTCCCCAACTTTACCTCTTTGGTACAGAACCTAGACTCCATCACCAGCCGCATTCAGGAGCGGGTGATGCAGGCTCGAATGCAGCCTGTGAGTGTTGTGTTCAACAAATTCCCACGGATTATCCGAGATCTTGCGCGTAAATTGAGTAAGAAGATTGATCTTGAGATCCGCGGTGGTGATGTTGACCTGGATAAGTCGGTCATTGAGCATCTCTCCGATCCACTGACACACATGATTCGTAACGTTGCTGACCACGGGATTGAAGAACCAGATGCCCGTATCGCTGTCGGTAAACCGGAGTCTGGTCAGGTAGAACTGGCGGCCTATCATGAAAATGGTATGGTCAACATCTCCCTCTCCGATGATGGCGCCGGTATTGATGCCAACCGCATCAAAGCAAAAGCGATGGAAAAAGGCCTGATTACAGAGCGCCAGGCTGACACCATGCCAGAAGAAGAGGCCTTAGGTCTGATCTTCGCACCCGGCTTCTCCATGGCCAAAAAGGTTTCTGACGTATCAGGCCGTGGTGTGGGTATGGACGTTGTGCGTACCAATATTGAAAAGCTTGGTGGTACGGTCCACATTGAATCGAAAATTGGTAAAGGCACACGCATTATCCTGAAGCTGCCTCTGACACTGGCTATTATCCCAGCTATGATCGTGTCAGCCGGCAAACAGCGCTTCGCCATTCCTGAAATTGGTTTGGTTGAGATTGTACGTGTGGCTGAATCTGATCGTGCCAACCAGATTGAAGTGGTTGGTAATGCTCCGGTTCTACGTTTACGTAATATGCTGCTTCCGTTGGTGGATTTGGCCGATGTGCTGGGTATTCAGCGTGTCTGGCCCCCTGAGACTGACTCCCCAGATCGCCGTCAGAATCTTCATGACCGTCGTGCTAACCGTCATGAAGAAGGGGAAGAAGAGGATGACAGCCCACGCCGTGGTGACGCCAGTGATCGCCGAGCACCCGGCGGTTTGGTAGCCTATATTATGGTACTGAACGTTGGTGGTAATGAGTTCGGTATGGTGGTGGATGAAGTGCTGGATAGTGAAGAGATTGTGGTGAAGCCCCTGCCTTCATTCTTCAAAGATAACCCCTGCTTCTCTGCAACCACCATTCTTGGTGACGGTACCGTTTCTCTGATTATCGACTATGCCGGTGTCATGGAACAGGCCAACATCAACTTCAGCAATGTTGAACGTGCAAGCCGCATGGATCTGGATGATGAGCGTCGCGCAGCCTTGCGTGAAAAGCAGAATATCATTCTTCTAGAGACTGAAACCGGCCTGTTAATGGGTATTGTGCATAGCATGGTACGCCGTGTTGAGAAGATCCCGCCAGATCTGCTGGATAATATCGGTGGCCTACCCTACGTACGCTATGACGGTAAAACCTTCCGTGCCGTCTACCCTGACCAAGTATTGGGTCTTGAGGGTATGAGCATGTCCATGGGTTACTCGTCTGAGCCAATGGAAGGTGAAGAGGAAGATGACAACCTCTGCATGGTTGTTCCTAACATTCCTGACATGCAGGCGGGTCTGATTTTCAAACGCATTATCGACACCCGTGAGACCGCCATTGATCTGGATTGCCGTGCCATTCGCGCCGAAGGTCTGTTTGGTTCTGCACAAATTGATGACCGTGTGGTGTTGTTCCCAGATGTTAACTTGGTCTTTGATATCGCCGGTATCTCTTCACCACACCCACCACCGCAGGTCAATGGTACAGGGCTGCGCGCTTTGGTTGTGGATGACACACCATTCTTACGTGCACTGACGGCCAGCTACCTTACTGGTGTAGGTTTTGATGTGGTGCAAGCTGAAGAGGGTTCAACAGCGCTTAAATCACTTAAAGAAGAGGTGTATGATCTGCTGGTGACGGATCTTAACATGCCATTGATGGATGGATTTGAACTGGCTGCTGAGGTTCCAGGTACACCAATGGCTGAAATTCCTATTATTGCGACAACCTCTTCGATCTCTTCAGATCTGGAGCAACGTTGTAGTCGTGCTGGGTTTGTCAGCTGTGTACCAACCATTGATAAAAACCGACTGCTGACCGTCGTAGCCTCTTTGCAGACTGAAGAGTTCTATTAAACAGAAGATTAACCCCTTGTCCAATCGGGCAAGGGGTTATTGTTATCCAGTTTGATGGGGTTTGCCCCTTGCTCATGGGAATGATAAGCCATGCTGGTTAGTACCTTTACTTTGGGTGAACTCTATCTAGGCATTGATATTATCCTGGTTCGGGAAATCAACCGCTCTATGGAGTGTACACCAGTTCCTGGTGCACCTGAGTACATTCGCGGCATGCTCAATATTCGTGGTCGTGTTATTACACTGTTTGATCTTAAAAGCCGTTTAAGCTGGTCCGAAGATCAGCGTACAGCCCCACCGCCTGTCTTAGTAGACAGCAGCAACACCCAACGGGCTAAACAGTATAATGTCATCATGAAAACCCGTAATGAAGTGGCACAAATTGATCGGGATGTTGCGGATGCACGCTGTCCTTGGCTCGACCCAGTTGGCTTGGTCGTTGATCAGTTAGGGGATGTGCGGGATATTGTGGATGATACCATTCAGCCTTCACCGGCCAACCTGCGAGGCATCTCTGCAGATTTTGTGCATGGTGTGGTTGAGTTCGAGCGTAAGCTACTGGTTATTTTGGATGTAGCACAGGTTTTGGGTATTGAGCAAAACGCCGCTTAATAGCAACAGAACCAAACATAGAATTTCTGTACGTAATCTACCTAGCAATAGGTTAAAGAATATGGCGCGCATGGTGCCATGGCAACGCGGTGTCGGGTGAGCGGATTCTCTGATCCCCGTAAAACCACGAGTGCTGGCCAATGTGCGTTTTTTTATGCCTTGTAAGAACCATGAAAAAGGCTCATTCGGTGGATTCATCCTACCGATAGAATGTATAGAGCTTTCCTGTTTCAAGATACAGAGACCTTCATAGGACGGTCTTAACTTAGGGCTGGGTAGAGTCTCTCATCAGATTTGCAGGTTTATGAGCAGAAACTGAGCAGGGGTTTTATCATAAAGCCGTTTTTTATCTATACCTGATGCTGCGGTTAATGCCATGATGGCAGGTGTTCTTGGTACTTTGTTTTTTGCTTGTGCAAAAAGATCCTTAAAGATTCATCCCTCCTTCTTTACTGAATGAGCATGATCTTTAACAAGTGACCAACGTTTGGTACGCAGTAGGATGATATGGTATGCCCGAGCAGCAACTCTATAGCGAAATAAGACAGGTCCTCTCGCAAGAGATGGATGTGATGCGTGAGGAAGTTCACCGTGTCCGTGATCTGGTGCAAGACGCTATTATTAAACTGACCGATAGCTTTAACGCTTTGCGTGATCAAACAGAGGAGCAGACTCAATTGCTGCACTGTTTGATTCACTCAATGGAAGATGACGGTTCAGAGCCTAAAACGGAAGAGCAGCAAAAGAGCATTAATGTGCATGAGTTTGTTGGTGAAACCGACCAAATTCTGCACTCCTTTGTCGATCACATCCTTCTGGTCAGTCGCCAGAGTATGGAGATGGTCCATCGGGTTGATGATCTGGCCAAGCAGATGGATGCCATTGGTAAACTACTGGGGGATATTAATGGTATCTCTGAACAGACCAACGTATTGGCCCTTAATGCCCGCATCGTAGCAGCCCGTGCTGGTGAAGCAGGTCGTGCCTTTGCGGTGGTTGCGGATCAGGTACGTAAGCTGTCGCGGGATTCCGCTCAGTTTAGTGGACAGATTGATACCGTTGTAACCACGTCTCAGCGTAACATTGGTAGTGCTAAAAATATCATTGAGGTCATGGCCTCCAAGGATATGAGCTTTGCCATTGAATCCAAGAGCCGTGTGGATGAAATGATGAAGGAGATCAGCGAGCTTGATAAGCTGACCTCTAATACTTTGGCCTCTGTTACGCGTCTATCGGAACAGATCGCTCAAAGTGTGGGATTAGCGGTTATGTCTTTGCAATTTGAAGATATGGTGACGCAAATTTCACAAAGTCTTGAAAAAAAACTGGATATGATGGAAACTTTCATGGCTGAGACCTTAGAGGTTTCTATTAGCAGTGCAGACCAGCAAACAAGACGTATGCAAATTCAACAGGTCTTGGACCGTCATCGTTCTCTTTATGACGAGATGGGGCATAACCCTGTTGAGCAAGAATCTATGGATGAAGGTGATATTGAGCTCTTTTAAAACAGCTTGATAAGAGCGTGCTTTGGTTCGTTGTTTTAAACGTTAGGTAGTAATCGGTCATTCTTGATCACTATGGGGACACAATATGTCGGGTACCATTAACGTCAGTCGTGGTAACGGTGAGCATGTTATCGCCATCAAGGGGCGGTTTAACTTTGAGATGCACTCTCAGTTCCGTACCGCTTATCAGGGTGAAATCGAGAATTGTAAAGAGGGCAAAGTTCGCTTTGTTATCGATCTAGCTGGTACAGAATATATCGACTCCTCCGCATTGGGCATGCTGCTTTTGCTGCGTGAAGAGGCAGGTTCTAATGATGCGAATATCGATATTGTAAATGCCCGCCCGGAGATTCGTAAAATTTTGGAGACTGCCAACTTCCAGCGCCTATTTAAAATTGGCTGATCGGTAGTCTTGACGTATGAAGATTCTTATTGTTGACGATGATCGCATCAACAGTACGATTCTCACCCGTCTTTTAGAAAAGGACGGGCATGGGGTATTGACCGCCCCAAATGGTCAACGCGGTGTGGAGCTGTTTACCGAAGAGCTTCCTGACTTGGTGTTGATGGATATCCGCATGCCATTGATGAATGGTTATGAGGCGGCACGACGCATCAAAACACTGAGCCCAGATCGTTTTGTACCCATTATCTTCCTCACTGCCGTGACAGATGATGAGGGCTTGGCCAAATGTATTGATGCGGGGGGTGATGATTTCCTAACCAAGCCTTTCAACCGCACCATTTTGCAGGCCAAAATTGGTGCGATGGAACGAATTGGGCAGTTGCATGGCGTGTTAAGAGAGCAAAAAGAGCTTTTGGAACGCCACCAGCAGACCATTCGCCAAGAGCTTGAAGTCGGTAAACACCTCTTTAGTAAGATTGTGCAGGCTGGAAATTTGTTGGATGCCCCCTGTCTTCAGCACTGGACAGCGCCAATGTCACTGTTTAACGGTGACTTGCTCATGGCGAGTTATAATCCAGCGGGTGGTTTGCACATTATGCTGGGTGATTTCACCGGGCATGGCTTATCGGCAGCGGTGGGTGCGTTACCGATCTCAGAAATTTTTTACGGTTTGACTGCACAAGGTTTTTCCATCAGTGATCTGGTGGAGGAGATGAACGACAAGCTCACGGATGTGCTGCCTGCTCGTATGTTTTGTGCAGCATGTTTGATTGAGGTTGATCCCAGACAAAAGAGCCTTTTGATCTGGAATGGTGGTCTACCGGATATCCTCATTGCAGATGGTTCTGGGGAGATTGTACGGCGTGTACCCTCCTCCCATTTACCGTTAGGCGTTACCCGCTTTAGTGCAGAGGATCGCTCGGTTGAAATGGTAGAGATTCTGCCGGACTATAAAGTGTATCTTTACTCTGACGGGTTGACTGAGGCGATCAATCCACAAGGTCAGATGTATGGAACAGATTTGCTGGAATCTCTGTTTAAACCATCGATTGCCGGTGATGAACGGTTTCAAACCATTTTGGAAGATGTGAAGCGCTTTCGGGCAGCTGCACCCCAAAATGATGATATCAGTTTGCTTGAGATTGATTGCAATCGCGCTGCACTACCAGCGACGAATGAACAGCTCTACCAGCAGCATAAGCAGCATGTACCAGGTACGTGGGAACTGAGTTTTCATTTTGATATGGATATGCTCAGTCAGCAGGACCCACTGCCCACAATGGTCAATGCGGTTATGAATGTGCAGGCACCAGCTGGTCATCGTGAGCGGTTGTATATCATTTTGTCTGAACTGTTTACCAATGCGCTGGACCATGGCATTTTGGGACTTCAGACTAAAACAAAAGATACACCTGAAGGCTTTACCGACTACTACTTGCAGCGAGAAGAACGTCTGGCGCAACAAGAGTGTGGTTATATTCGGGTTGAGGTGCAGCATAAACCCCATGGTGAGGGAGGCGGAGCTTTCCACATACGGGTAGAAGATAGTGGTAAGGGATTTGAGTTGGATAAGGTAAACTCCTTTATTCAATCCAACTACGGACACGGCAGTCGGGGAATTGCCCTTGTACGTTCCCTATGCAAATCGTTGGAATATTCTGGCCGCGGCAATATCGCTGAGGCTGTGTATACATGGAACAATACTTAGAATAACGGATAGGCATCCATGGCGGATAAGTTGAAGGCAATGGTGGTTGATGACACCATTACCTACCGCATGATCATGAAGAAGGTGGCCGAATCCATCCCGGGTGTCGAGGTGGTGGCTTCTGCCCCCAATGGTAAGGTTGCACTGGAAAAAATTCCGGGTGTAAAGCCTGAGGTTGTCCTGTGTGATGTTGAAATGCCGGTCATGGACGGTTTAACAACACTCAAAGAGATTAGTAAAAGCTTTCCTGATGTGACGGTGGTTATGGTCAGCGGCTTATCCCGTTCCAACGCCAACATCATCATGGAGTGTTTAAATGCAGGCGCCTTGGACTTTGTGACCAAACCCCTGGAAAGCAATGCCAATGCCGCAATGCAGGCACTACGCCTGGATCTTGAGCCGATATTGTCGGTCATTGTATCGAAGCGTAAACCGGCAGTTGGCGCAGCGGCGGCGGCGGCACCGAGCGAAGAATCCTCGACGCCACCTGCTCGGGCAGGTAGAGTAAACCGTCCAGGACCAGCAGGTCGTCCCGGTTCCGTAGCAGGTGGTCGTCCACCGGCAACGGGACAACAGCCCGCTCGCGCGCCTTTTGGCGGTGCAACGCGTGAAGCTGCGACTGCAGCTCGCCCTGGTATGGCACCAAGACCTGGCGCACCTGGGCAACGCCCTGGTCTACCGCCGGTTGCACGTCCTGGACAGCCTCAGCGTCCCGGCATGCCTGCGGTTGCGCGTGGTGGCGCACGTCCAGCTGCTGTACCAGCTGCGCGTCCCGGTGCAGGCCCTAAAGTAAAGCGCCCTGATCTACTATTGATTGGGTCCTCTACGGGTGGCCCTGCAGCATTAACCAAAGTTTTGACAGGCCTGGGTGGGAAAAAACTTCCTATTCCGACCTTAATTGTACAACATATGCCGCCTGTCTTTACGGCATCTTTGGCCGCGCAGTTAACACGCTCCTCCAAATTGGAGGTTGTGGAAGCGGATGCTGGAATGTCCGTCACCCCAGGTGGCGTTATTCTGGCCCAAGGTGGAAAGCATATGACCCTGAAGGTTCAGGGTAAGCAGTTTAGTGTGGATCTTAATGAAGGTCCAAAGGTCAATGAATGTCGCCCAGCGGTAGATGTGTTGTTTATGTCTATTGCCGCGGCTTTCTCTGGCCACACACTGTCGGTTATCTTGACCGGTATGGGTCGAGATGGCACCAATGGTGTGGATGCTTTAAAGCGCAGTTCTAAGACCTATTGCATTACCCAGGATCGGGACTCATGCGTGGTCTATGGTATGCCTCGCTCAGTTGAAGAAAAAGGCCTTTCGGATGAGGCACTTCCTTTAGAGCAAATTGGTAGGCGTATTCAGGAAATATGTGGTGTATGATTTCGTGTTTGTGTAGGATCTAGTAACACTTGGATCCGTTATTGAATCGACGGTCGGCTTATGGCTATCACTCCCGAAGAGTTCACTAAGATCTGCCAGTTTATTCACGAGCACAGTGGGATTCTCATTGGTGCTGGTAAAGAATATCTGGTAGAAAACCGCCTCACTGTTTTGATGGTTCAAAACGGGTGTGAGAACTTTATGCAACTTCATGAGAAGTTGCTAAAGGACACGGGCATGTTGCGAACCAAGGTCATTGATGCAATGACCACGAACGAGACCCTATGGTTTCGCGACACCTCGTTTTTCACTGCCCTATCGGACTTTGTTGTTCCGGAACTGATCAAAAAGGCAAAGACTCAACCCAAAGTGCGGATCTGGTCGGCGGCAGCGTCTACTGGCCAGGAAGCCTATTCAGTGACGATGCTCATTGATCAGGGGTTGAAGAAGATGGGGGCAGGTGCACCACCGCTGGATAAATTCCAGGTGGTAGGTACCGATATCTCGCCCTCTTCTATCTTTATTGCCAAGGCGGGACGTTACAGTCAGTTGGCTATCTCAAGAGGCATGAAACCCAACTTCCTCGATGCCTATTTCGAGAAGAAGGGTATGGCTTATGAGATCAAGCCAGATCTGCGTAAACTCATTGAGTTTAAGCAGTTCAATCTGAAGGACAACTACTCAAGTCTTGGGACTTTTGATTTTGTGCTTTGCCGCAATGTTCTCATCTATTTTTCTGACGAGCTGAAGCGGGATATCTACGGTAAGATACATGGTGCCATGTCTCCTACTGCTTATTTGGCCATTGGCGCCTCGGAATCACCGAGGGGTTATACCAATGCCTTTGAGCAAGTAATGGTAGGCGGAGCAGCCCTGTTCAAACCATCTGCCGGGGGGTCGGCTCGCTCGATGCCCGCAGGACGTGCTGCGGCTGCACGTCCTATGGCTTCACGTCTTCAGCAACGTTAGGGGTCACCGATGAAACTCCTCTCGATCGATGATTCCAGAACCATCCGACGCGTCATTAGTGGTGTTGGCGCTATGTTGGGGTTTGAGGTTCTGGAAGCAGAAAATGGTATGGTTGGGCTTCAGGTACTTGAAGAGTCCAGCCATGAGGTTGGTTTGATTTTGCTGGATTGGAACATGCCAGGACTTAACGGTCTTGAAGTTCTAAAAAAAGTAAAAGCAGATGAACGCTTCATGCATATTCCCGTCATGATGGTCACGACAGAGGGTGAGAAGGATAATATTATCCGTGCCATCCAAGCTGGTGCGTGTCACTACATGACCAAGCCTTTCTCTCAAGAAGAGATGGCCGGACGAATCATGGAAGCCATAGGCATGGGCGGCATGTAACTTGGCACGTCGTGTGCTTAGTATAAAATGGCCTGACATCATTGTCGTAACATTGACACAGGTCTGATTAAAATCCGGAAGGATGTAATCATGGATAAA is from Magnetococcus sp. PR-3 and encodes:
- a CDS encoding NAD(P)H-dependent flavin oxidoreductase, with amino-acid sequence MSSEIMRNSWEKGKAFLGTRYAILGGAMSWLSEHKLVAAISEAGGFGVIATGNMPPELFRQEIQGVRQLTDKPFGVNLIALNPELADLVTICREEKVSHVVIAGGFPDKSTMAALKEDDIKIMLFAPNLALAKRLIKRGADALIIEGHEAGGHVGPVATTVLAQEILPHIDEVPVFVAGGIANGQMVSHLVAMGAAGCQVGTRLVCTDECIAHENFKKLFLKASAKDAVVTAQFDTVLPVIPVRAIANKGTDDFNSLQLKLVQEVKAGEKERKEAILELEHFWVGALKRAAIDGDIENGSVMAGQSIGLIKAIEPVADVITELAGGVEAQL
- a CDS encoding hybrid sensor histidine kinase/response regulator, which encodes MNMETDENDELLGMFVQEAVEHIETIEPDLLTLEEQGADTDDEVINRLFRSVHSIKGSAGFFGLTAISKLSHIMENLLGKVREHAIEASPEVSDSLLSGLDKLQTMIDDVANSESVDATEQIKIIQSILDLHENGGAAPAAAAEPEPAPEPEAPAAAEPAPEPEASAAAPAAPVSFDFANYNEDVKHAVQHGQKFFSVVLGTEGSADDKKSSFEKLQSLLASVGKVVDTSPKVAGGDFSAVGDHLDIFLATVLEKDLLQSLIQVPMENINNTPIPDDLVKACKEASAAEGGSEPEAAPAPAPEPTPEPAVAEPAPAADPMMDPMMDPMAMGMGDVAPQRTKPALRKPKQGNAKGKSAENSKAASSSSGGVPSVEETLRVSVSLLDELINNAGELVLARNQLVRASADVATKFPNFTSLVQNLDSITSRIQERVMQARMQPVSVVFNKFPRIIRDLARKLSKKIDLEIRGGDVDLDKSVIEHLSDPLTHMIRNVADHGIEEPDARIAVGKPESGQVELAAYHENGMVNISLSDDGAGIDANRIKAKAMEKGLITERQADTMPEEEALGLIFAPGFSMAKKVSDVSGRGVGMDVVRTNIEKLGGTVHIESKIGKGTRIILKLPLTLAIIPAMIVSAGKQRFAIPEIGLVEIVRVAESDRANQIEVVGNAPVLRLRNMLLPLVDLADVLGIQRVWPPETDSPDRRQNLHDRRANRHEEGEEEDDSPRRGDASDRRAPGGLVAYIMVLNVGGNEFGMVVDEVLDSEEIVVKPLPSFFKDNPCFSATTILGDGTVSLIIDYAGVMEQANINFSNVERASRMDLDDERRAALREKQNIILLETETGLLMGIVHSMVRRVEKIPPDLLDNIGGLPYVRYDGKTFRAVYPDQVLGLEGMSMSMGYSSEPMEGEEEDDNLCMVVPNIPDMQAGLIFKRIIDTRETAIDLDCRAIRAEGLFGSAQIDDRVVLFPDVNLVFDIAGISSPHPPPQVNGTGLRALVVDDTPFLRALTASYLTGVGFDVVQAEEGSTALKSLKEEVYDLLVTDLNMPLMDGFELAAEVPGTPMAEIPIIATTSSISSDLEQRCSRAGFVSCVPTIDKNRLLTVVASLQTEEFY
- a CDS encoding chemotaxis protein CheW → MLVSTFTLGELYLGIDIILVREINRSMECTPVPGAPEYIRGMLNIRGRVITLFDLKSRLSWSEDQRTAPPPVLVDSSNTQRAKQYNVIMKTRNEVAQIDRDVADARCPWLDPVGLVVDQLGDVRDIVDDTIQPSPANLRGISADFVHGVVEFERKLLVILDVAQVLGIEQNAA
- a CDS encoding methyl-accepting chemotaxis protein; this translates as MPEQQLYSEIRQVLSQEMDVMREEVHRVRDLVQDAIIKLTDSFNALRDQTEEQTQLLHCLIHSMEDDGSEPKTEEQQKSINVHEFVGETDQILHSFVDHILLVSRQSMEMVHRVDDLAKQMDAIGKLLGDINGISEQTNVLALNARIVAARAGEAGRAFAVVADQVRKLSRDSAQFSGQIDTVVTTSQRNIGSAKNIIEVMASKDMSFAIESKSRVDEMMKEISELDKLTSNTLASVTRLSEQIAQSVGLAVMSLQFEDMVTQISQSLEKKLDMMETFMAETLEVSISSADQQTRRMQIQQVLDRHRSLYDEMGHNPVEQESMDEGDIELF
- a CDS encoding STAS domain-containing protein, with translation MSGTINVSRGNGEHVIAIKGRFNFEMHSQFRTAYQGEIENCKEGKVRFVIDLAGTEYIDSSALGMLLLLREEAGSNDANIDIVNARPEIRKILETANFQRLFKIG